The proteins below come from a single Prolixibacter sp. NT017 genomic window:
- a CDS encoding AMP-binding protein, producing MELLDITLGEQLEYWAKKTPDHEFMVYPDRNLRFTYREFDERVNNLAKGLQYIGMGPGDKLGIWANNVPDWMTFMFATAKIGVVLVTINTNYKLHELEYLIKNSDLQTLCIINGFRDSDYVKMVNELVPELKECERGYLESEKFPFLKNIIFIGPEKHRGMYNTAELILLGSQLDDDLLNSTKKMVSPHDVVNMQYTSGTTGFPKGVMLSHHNILNNGYSTGECMNYTQDDRLCVCVPLFHCFGCVLAVCAVISHGATMVMVENFDPLMVLASVHKERCTALYGVPTMFIAELNHPMFEMFDLSSLRTGIMAGAPCPIDTMNQVMEKMYMKEIIIVYGLTESSPGMTATRTTDPPEIRSTTVGKEFPFVDVKVVNPETGEELKPGEQGELCCKGYNVMKGYYKNPEATAKAIDKDGWLHSGDLGVKDEKGYFRVTGRIKDMIIRGGENIYPREIENFLYEMPGIQSVEIAGVPSPKYGEQIGAFIKLKEDAALTAEDVQDYCRGQIARYKIPKYIFFVDEYPMTASGKIQKYKLSELSIELLKEQGVEPV from the coding sequence ATGGAATTACTTGATATTACATTAGGCGAGCAACTGGAATATTGGGCGAAAAAAACGCCTGACCACGAATTCATGGTTTATCCCGATCGCAATTTGCGTTTTACCTACCGGGAATTCGATGAGCGGGTCAACAACCTGGCAAAAGGTCTCCAGTACATTGGAATGGGCCCCGGAGACAAGCTGGGAATCTGGGCCAACAACGTTCCCGATTGGATGACCTTCATGTTCGCGACCGCTAAGATTGGTGTTGTACTTGTTACTATCAACACCAATTACAAATTGCACGAACTGGAGTACCTCATTAAAAACTCCGACCTGCAAACACTCTGCATCATCAATGGTTTCCGCGACAGCGACTATGTAAAAATGGTCAACGAACTGGTACCGGAACTGAAAGAGTGTGAACGCGGCTACCTGGAAAGCGAGAAGTTTCCGTTTTTGAAAAATATCATCTTCATCGGGCCGGAAAAACACCGCGGGATGTATAACACCGCCGAATTGATTTTGCTGGGTAGTCAACTGGATGATGATCTGCTGAATTCGACCAAAAAGATGGTCTCCCCGCACGATGTAGTGAACATGCAATACACATCCGGAACGACTGGTTTCCCAAAAGGAGTCATGCTGTCGCATCACAACATCCTGAATAACGGCTATAGCACCGGCGAATGCATGAATTACACACAAGACGACCGTTTATGCGTCTGTGTGCCGCTGTTCCATTGTTTTGGCTGTGTACTGGCCGTGTGTGCCGTTATCTCACATGGAGCCACCATGGTAATGGTAGAAAACTTCGACCCGTTGATGGTTTTAGCTTCGGTACATAAAGAACGTTGTACGGCACTTTATGGTGTGCCGACCATGTTCATTGCCGAACTCAACCACCCGATGTTCGAGATGTTCGACCTTTCATCGTTACGTACCGGAATCATGGCCGGAGCACCTTGCCCCATCGACACGATGAACCAGGTGATGGAGAAGATGTACATGAAAGAAATCATCATCGTGTACGGACTGACTGAGTCGTCGCCGGGAATGACTGCCACACGGACCACTGATCCGCCGGAAATCCGATCGACAACCGTTGGTAAAGAGTTTCCTTTTGTCGATGTAAAAGTTGTAAATCCAGAAACCGGTGAGGAACTAAAACCCGGAGAACAAGGAGAACTTTGTTGCAAAGGCTACAACGTCATGAAAGGTTACTACAAGAATCCGGAAGCAACTGCCAAAGCCATCGACAAGGACGGTTGGTTGCATTCGGGCGATCTGGGCGTGAAGGATGAAAAAGGTTATTTCCGGGTAACCGGACGAATAAAAGACATGATTATTCGTGGTGGCGAAAACATCTATCCACGCGAAATAGAAAACTTCCTTTACGAGATGCCGGGAATTCAATCTGTTGAAATTGCTGGTGTTCCCAGTCCGAAATACGGCGAACAAATCGGAGCATTCATCAAACTGAAAGAAGATGCAGCGTTAACCGCGGAAGACGTGCAGGATTATTGTCGTGGACAAATTGCCCGGTACAAAATTCCGAAGTACATCTTTTTTGTGGATGAATACCCCATGACAGCCAGCGGAAAAATACAGAAATACAAACTCAGCGAACTCAGTATCGAGCTGCTGAAAGAGCAAGGCGTCGAGCCCGTATAA
- a CDS encoding helix-turn-helix domain-containing protein, which produces MTKGKSVGERIGNIRQLKDISREELADRCQFTLEVLTKIEEDAVIPSLGHLIKISRVLGVRLGTFLDDADQLGPVISRKGVNKPSASFSNKNSEARVNLDFHALASDKSGRHMEPLIVQIKPSERKDYLLSSHEGEEFIYVLEGEIEVTYGKENHKLAVGDSIYYDSVVEHHIHTHADEPATILAVVYAPY; this is translated from the coding sequence ATGACCAAAGGAAAAAGTGTCGGAGAACGCATCGGCAATATCCGGCAGCTGAAAGACATTTCGAGGGAAGAGCTGGCCGACAGGTGTCAGTTTACACTCGAAGTTTTGACAAAAATTGAAGAGGATGCGGTCATTCCTTCCCTGGGACATCTCATTAAAATTTCCAGGGTACTGGGAGTTCGTTTAGGTACTTTCCTTGACGATGCAGATCAACTTGGCCCGGTTATTTCCCGCAAGGGTGTTAATAAACCGAGCGCCAGTTTCTCCAATAAAAACAGTGAAGCAAGGGTTAATCTCGATTTTCATGCGTTGGCCAGCGACAAATCGGGCCGGCACATGGAGCCCCTCATCGTGCAGATCAAACCATCGGAGCGAAAAGACTATTTGCTTTCGTCGCACGAGGGCGAGGAATTCATTTACGTTCTGGAAGGTGAAATTGAAGTGACCTACGGAAAAGAAAACCACAAACTGGCAGTTGGCGACAGCATTTATTACGATTCGGTTGTGGAGCATCACATCCACACCCATGCCGATGAGCCCGCCACCATTCTCGCCGTTGTTTATGCACCTTATTAA
- the dprA gene encoding DNA-processing protein DprA — MVSFFRTMTDDRLYQIGISLIPLVGCITARNLVAYTGGIREVFHTSEKELREIPGIGTVLARNIAKSDVLKRAEKELKFIEKNQIRPLFYLDKEYPERLKACSDAPVMLYVKGEPDLNATKIISIVGTRSATDYGYQMVDEMLNDLGNRNYRVMVVSGLAYGIDIRAHRAALKNGLPTVGVLAHGLDKLYPQLHAGTAREMVNHQGGLVTDFMSGSTIDRKHFIRRNRIIAGLADATLVIESAHKGGALVTAEIANSYNRDVFAFPGRKGDAFSEGCNFLIKSNRAALIESVADLEYIMNWEPAKGRPDAVQPRLFSDLSEDERVVITILEEEGPLAIDILCIKSGMPMNKVSPLLLNLEFAGLVKGLPGKVFKLL, encoded by the coding sequence ATGGTATCATTTTTCCGAACCATGACTGACGACCGGCTATATCAAATTGGCATTTCATTAATTCCTCTCGTGGGATGCATCACAGCACGGAACCTGGTGGCCTATACCGGGGGTATCCGGGAAGTATTTCACACCTCCGAGAAGGAGCTGCGCGAGATTCCGGGAATCGGTACCGTTTTAGCCCGGAATATTGCGAAAAGCGATGTGTTGAAGCGGGCTGAAAAAGAGTTGAAATTCATCGAAAAGAATCAAATTCGACCCCTGTTTTATCTCGATAAGGAATACCCCGAGCGTTTAAAAGCCTGCAGCGACGCACCGGTGATGTTGTACGTGAAAGGTGAACCTGATTTAAATGCGACGAAAATCATTAGCATTGTGGGAACGCGCAGTGCAACGGATTACGGATACCAGATGGTGGATGAGATGCTGAATGATTTAGGAAATCGCAATTACCGGGTTATGGTGGTTAGTGGATTGGCTTATGGTATCGATATCCGGGCGCACCGGGCAGCATTAAAAAATGGGTTGCCTACTGTTGGTGTGCTGGCCCACGGTCTCGATAAGCTATATCCTCAGTTACATGCCGGAACAGCACGCGAAATGGTGAATCATCAGGGAGGCCTGGTGACCGATTTTATGAGTGGTTCGACCATCGACCGGAAGCATTTTATTCGTCGTAACCGGATTATTGCCGGACTGGCCGATGCCACGTTGGTGATTGAATCGGCGCACAAAGGTGGTGCATTGGTAACAGCTGAAATTGCCAATTCCTATAACCGCGACGTGTTTGCTTTTCCCGGAAGGAAGGGAGATGCGTTTTCCGAAGGGTGTAACTTCCTTATCAAATCAAACCGGGCTGCGCTCATCGAGTCGGTAGCTGATTTGGAATACATCATGAACTGGGAGCCCGCAAAGGGCCGACCCGATGCCGTTCAGCCGCGCCTGTTTTCCGATTTATCGGAAGATGAAAGAGTGGTGATTACCATCCTGGAGGAAGAAGGGCCGCTGGCCATCGATATCCTCTGTATCAAAAGTGGTATGCCGATGAACAAAGTATCTCCGCTGTTGCTCAACCTCGAGTTTGCCGGCCTGGTGAAAGGACTTCCCGGTAAGGTATTTAAGCTGCTGTAA
- a CDS encoding DEAD/DEAH box helicase — MKTFQELGVGKSILKALDEIGFEEPTPIQEKAIPAIKSGQDVLGIAQTGTGKTAAYLIPLFMKLVKAEGNDPRAIVLVPTRELSLQVGEDIEELTGYSNIRYAAVYGGVGWTKHAALVEPGIDILVATPGRLWDLYKAGAVSFKKVKTLVIDEADRMLDMGFIHQLHQLFEVIPPKRQNLLFSATFSGKVEKMSDEFLDFPVRVEVAPSATPAEKVEQYFYNVPNYRSKLNLIHYLLRDEEKFNRVLIFCRTKENAEGVYKVIKRKTEGEVRILHSNKGQVTRINAINAFKKGEVRVLISTDVSARGIDVSRISHVINFDLPPNDEDYVHRIGRTARASYEGEAISLVNPAEIYHLERIEKLIRMEIPEKSVPEDVELVESTRRELQEQAREIDRVKRVNDPDYKGAFHEKKRRGKKNNFDFNSKSKHLRGKKKPRRR, encoded by the coding sequence ATGAAGACATTTCAGGAATTAGGTGTAGGAAAATCGATTTTGAAGGCGTTGGATGAGATTGGCTTCGAGGAGCCGACTCCGATTCAGGAGAAAGCCATTCCTGCCATCAAATCGGGGCAGGATGTGTTGGGGATTGCCCAAACCGGAACCGGAAAAACGGCTGCCTACCTGATTCCGTTGTTCATGAAGCTGGTGAAGGCGGAAGGAAACGATCCGCGCGCTATCGTTTTGGTTCCCACGAGGGAATTGTCGCTGCAGGTTGGCGAAGATATCGAGGAACTGACGGGCTATTCCAATATCCGGTATGCTGCTGTTTACGGCGGTGTTGGCTGGACGAAACATGCTGCTTTGGTGGAACCGGGAATCGATATCCTGGTAGCGACACCCGGGCGGTTGTGGGATTTGTACAAGGCTGGTGCGGTTTCATTTAAGAAAGTGAAAACACTGGTGATTGATGAGGCTGACCGAATGCTGGATATGGGCTTTATTCATCAGTTGCATCAATTGTTTGAGGTAATTCCGCCCAAGCGGCAAAACCTGCTTTTTTCGGCTACTTTTTCCGGAAAGGTGGAGAAAATGAGTGATGAATTCCTCGATTTCCCCGTGCGTGTGGAAGTAGCGCCGTCGGCGACACCGGCCGAAAAGGTGGAGCAGTATTTTTACAATGTTCCCAACTACCGCAGTAAACTCAACCTGATTCATTACCTGTTGCGGGATGAAGAGAAGTTTAACCGCGTACTCATTTTCTGCCGTACGAAAGAGAATGCCGAAGGAGTTTACAAAGTCATCAAGCGGAAGACGGAAGGTGAGGTGCGTATTTTGCATTCGAACAAAGGACAGGTCACGCGCATCAACGCCATTAACGCGTTTAAGAAAGGTGAAGTGCGGGTACTGATTTCAACGGACGTTTCGGCGCGGGGAATTGACGTATCACGCATCAGCCACGTGATTAACTTCGATTTGCCGCCCAACGATGAAGATTACGTTCACCGGATTGGACGAACAGCCCGTGCCAGTTACGAAGGTGAGGCCATTTCGTTGGTGAATCCGGCCGAGATTTATCATCTGGAACGCATTGAAAAACTTATCCGGATGGAGATTCCGGAAAAAAGTGTTCCGGAAGATGTGGAGTTGGTGGAATCGACCCGGCGGGAGTTGCAGGAACAGGCACGCGAAATTGACCGGGTGAAGCGGGTTAATGACCCCGATTACAAGGGGGCTTTTCATGAAAAGAAAAGGCGGGGCAAGAAGAATAATTTCGATTTCAATTCGAAGAGTAAACACTTGCGGGGAAAAAAGAAGCCGCGCCGGAGATAG
- a CDS encoding manganese efflux pump MntP family protein: MDLLTVSILALGLSMDSFAVSISCGLAERKISFQHAVKIALSLAFFQGLLPLLGWFVGSEIKDFVEHIDHWIAFALLSYLGGKMIFESLDKENTEGMANVYSWGKILTLSIATSIDALIVGFSYALASPGDLFEGAIIIGGVTFFFSMLGIRIGKNVGNRFGKRMELLGGIVLLAIGFKILLEHLFS; encoded by the coding sequence ATGGATTTACTGACCGTTTCGATTCTCGCTCTGGGCCTCTCCATGGACTCATTTGCTGTTTCCATTAGTTGTGGTCTGGCCGAACGAAAAATCTCCTTCCAACATGCAGTCAAAATCGCTTTGTCGTTAGCTTTTTTCCAGGGATTGCTCCCATTGCTGGGATGGTTTGTGGGTTCCGAAATCAAAGATTTTGTGGAACACATCGATCACTGGATTGCCTTCGCACTTTTATCCTACCTGGGAGGGAAAATGATTTTCGAAAGTCTCGATAAAGAAAATACGGAGGGAATGGCCAACGTGTACTCATGGGGCAAAATCCTCACTCTTTCTATTGCCACCAGCATCGATGCGCTGATTGTGGGCTTTTCCTATGCGTTAGCTTCTCCCGGCGACCTTTTTGAAGGAGCCATCATCATCGGCGGCGTCACCTTCTTTTTCTCCATGTTGGGTATCCGGATTGGGAAGAATGTCGGCAACCGCTTCGGTAAACGGATGGAACTTCTTGGAGGAATTGTCTTGCTCGCCATCGGATTCAAAATCCTGCTGGAGCACCTCTTTTCGTAA
- the groL gene encoding chaperonin GroEL (60 kDa chaperone family; promotes refolding of misfolded polypeptides especially under stressful conditions; forms two stacked rings of heptamers to form a barrel-shaped 14mer; ends can be capped by GroES; misfolded proteins enter the barrel where they are refolded when GroES binds), with the protein MAKEIKFEIEARELLKQGVDQLADAVKVTLGPKGRNVIIDKKFGAPQVTKDGVTVAKEIELSDAYANMGAQLVKEVASKTGDDAGDGTTTATVLAQSIINVGLKNVTAGANPMDLKRGIDKAVAKVVQSIKDQSKTVGDDYSKIEQVARISANNDFEIGKLIAEAMEKVHKEGVITVEEAKGTETYVEVVEGMQFDRGYISPYFVTDTEKMSAELENPFILIHDKKISTMKDLVPILEATHQSGRPLMIISEDIDGEALATLVVNRLRAGLKVCAVKAPGFGDRRKEMLEDIAVLTGGTVITEEKGMKLEDTTLEMLGQAEKITVDKENTTIVNGSGEGSNIAARVAQIKNQIESTTSDYDREKLQERLAKLSGGVAVLYVGAPSEVEMKEKKDRVDDALSATRAAVEEGIVPGGGVAYIRATNVLKNLEGDNEDETTGIEIVKRAIEEPMRQIVANAGLEGAVIVHKVMEGKDDFGYNARVGEYQNLFESGVIDPAKVTRVALENAASIAGMFLTTECVLVEEKEDNPPMPAGGMGGGMPGMM; encoded by the coding sequence ATGGCTAAAGAGATCAAATTTGAAATCGAAGCACGCGAGTTGCTGAAACAAGGCGTCGATCAACTTGCCGATGCAGTAAAGGTAACGCTGGGCCCTAAAGGACGCAACGTTATTATTGACAAGAAATTTGGTGCACCTCAGGTAACCAAGGACGGTGTAACTGTCGCCAAAGAAATCGAACTGTCGGATGCATATGCCAACATGGGCGCACAGCTCGTTAAAGAAGTAGCTTCCAAAACAGGTGACGATGCCGGTGACGGTACGACTACTGCAACTGTACTGGCACAGTCTATCATCAATGTTGGACTGAAAAACGTAACTGCCGGTGCCAATCCAATGGACTTGAAACGCGGTATCGACAAAGCAGTTGCCAAAGTTGTTCAAAGCATCAAAGATCAGTCAAAAACGGTTGGTGACGATTACAGCAAAATTGAACAGGTAGCCCGTATTTCAGCAAACAACGATTTCGAAATCGGAAAACTGATTGCCGAGGCAATGGAGAAAGTTCACAAAGAAGGCGTTATCACGGTAGAAGAAGCCAAAGGTACCGAAACTTACGTTGAAGTAGTGGAAGGTATGCAGTTCGACCGTGGTTACATCTCTCCTTACTTTGTAACCGACACCGAGAAAATGTCAGCTGAACTGGAAAATCCTTTCATCCTGATTCACGACAAGAAGATCTCAACCATGAAGGACCTGGTTCCAATCCTGGAAGCTACTCACCAGTCTGGTCGTCCGTTGATGATTATCTCTGAAGACATCGATGGTGAAGCGTTAGCTACCCTGGTAGTGAACCGTCTGCGTGCCGGATTGAAAGTATGCGCCGTGAAAGCGCCCGGATTCGGCGACCGCCGTAAAGAGATGCTGGAAGACATCGCTGTCCTGACCGGTGGAACCGTGATTACCGAAGAAAAAGGTATGAAACTGGAAGACACCACTCTGGAGATGTTGGGTCAGGCTGAAAAGATCACCGTTGACAAAGAGAACACCACTATCGTGAATGGTTCAGGCGAGGGCTCCAACATTGCTGCCCGTGTAGCTCAGATTAAAAACCAGATCGAATCAACTACTTCCGATTACGACCGCGAAAAACTGCAGGAACGTCTGGCTAAATTGTCAGGTGGTGTTGCTGTACTATACGTAGGTGCTCCTTCGGAAGTGGAAATGAAAGAGAAGAAAGACCGCGTTGACGATGCGCTGAGTGCAACCCGTGCAGCTGTTGAAGAAGGTATCGTACCCGGAGGTGGAGTAGCTTACATCCGCGCTACCAACGTACTGAAAAACCTCGAAGGTGACAACGAAGACGAAACCACCGGTATCGAAATCGTGAAACGTGCCATCGAAGAGCCGATGCGCCAGATTGTAGCCAACGCCGGACTGGAAGGTGCTGTTATCGTGCACAAAGTAATGGAAGGCAAAGACGACTTTGGTTACAACGCCCGCGTAGGTGAATACCAGAACCTGTTCGAATCAGGCGTTATCGACCCGGCTAAAGTAACCCGTGTTGCTCTTGAAAATGCAGCGTCTATCGCAGGTATGTTCCTCACCACCGAGTGTGTTCTCGTTGAAGAGAAAGAGGACAATCCTCCAATGCCGGCAGGCGGAATGGGCGGAGGTATGCCCGGAATGATGTAA
- the groES gene encoding co-chaperone GroES: protein MTELKGRILAGKILVQPQEAVEKTAGGIIIPDSAKEKPQLGTVVKVGADKKDEPMEVKVGDTVFYGKYSGTELQIDDENYLLISQSDVLYIA from the coding sequence ATGACAGAACTGAAAGGTAGAATACTTGCCGGCAAGATTCTGGTACAGCCACAAGAGGCTGTAGAGAAGACCGCCGGAGGAATTATCATTCCCGACTCAGCCAAAGAAAAACCACAATTGGGAACGGTTGTGAAAGTGGGAGCCGATAAGAAAGATGAACCCATGGAGGTTAAAGTTGGGGACACTGTATTCTATGGTAAATATTCAGGCACTGAGCTTCAGATCGACGATGAAAACTACCTGTTGATTTCTCAGTCAGATGTTCTTTACATCGCATAG
- the secG gene encoding preprotein translocase subunit SecG — MILIVLVQNSKGGGLTSTFSGSNQVMGVRKTTDFLEKATWYLAGALLILSVSASAFIPRQGQQQRSAIEKQIENAADPTELPTFPQAAPQQGDSDNTTQQSNGQ, encoded by the coding sequence ATGATTTTGATTGTGCTGGTACAGAACTCGAAAGGTGGAGGTCTGACTTCAACTTTCTCAGGCTCAAATCAAGTAATGGGTGTTCGTAAAACCACCGACTTTCTCGAGAAAGCGACCTGGTACCTGGCTGGTGCACTCCTCATTCTGTCTGTTTCTGCTTCGGCTTTTATTCCGCGCCAGGGACAACAGCAGCGTTCGGCTATTGAAAAGCAGATTGAAAATGCGGCAGACCCGACTGAATTGCCTACTTTCCCACAGGCAGCACCTCAACAAGGGGATTCAGACAATACAACGCAACAAAGCAACGGTCAATAA
- a CDS encoding LptE family protein: protein MPKHSGKFLLTTLLVSILMVTGCSISYTFTGASIAPDVKTVFVDYFPNRARVVNPTLSNTFTEGLKDKFVNQTSLTLNNSQGDLEFSGEITGYDIRPLSIQQSNDGRDVASQNRLTVTVKVKFVNNKNHDQDFNSTFSAYYDWDSTRNLSDVEDAAVQDITEQLVDDIFNRSVANW, encoded by the coding sequence ATGCCAAAGCATTCAGGAAAATTCCTGTTAACAACGCTGCTTGTTTCCATTTTAATGGTAACAGGATGCAGTATAAGCTACACATTCACCGGAGCATCGATTGCGCCGGATGTTAAAACGGTTTTTGTTGATTATTTTCCAAACCGGGCGAGAGTAGTCAATCCAACATTGAGTAATACCTTTACGGAAGGTCTGAAGGATAAATTCGTCAACCAAACCAGTCTGACACTGAACAATAGTCAGGGCGACCTGGAATTCAGTGGTGAAATTACCGGTTACGATATCCGGCCGTTATCGATTCAGCAAAGTAACGATGGCCGTGATGTTGCATCGCAAAACCGGCTAACCGTGACGGTAAAAGTGAAGTTCGTGAACAACAAAAATCACGATCAAGACTTTAATTCGACCTTCTCGGCCTATTATGATTGGGATAGTACGAGAAACCTGAGTGACGTGGAAGATGCAGCCGTACAAGACATCACCGAACAGTTGGTAGATGATATTTTCAACCGCTCGGTAGCGAACTGGTAA
- a CDS encoding sigma-54-dependent Fis family transcriptional regulator, which yields MDIQEIKQRFGIIGNALGLNRAIEVAVQVAPTDLSVLISGESGAGKEAFPQIIHNYSHRKHGKYIAVNCGAIPEGTIDSELFGHEKGAFTGALSDRKGYFEVADGGTIFLDEIGELPLSTQVRLLRVLEAGEFIRVGSSKVIKTDVRVVAATNVDLPTAIREGKFREDLYYRLNTVPIHVLSLRDRGEDALLLFRKFALDFAERYHMPPVRLSEDAQRVLLSYRWPGNVRQLKNITEQISIIEQERQIDANTLRNYIPDDSGGSLPAIYSSVDEKTFHSEREILYKILFEMKRDVTDLKKLVHDLLEDGHTPHVHEDNAQIIRKLYQSSDGEFQPEPSNYGSPVPSAPPSNDHHQIEDTEEFVEESLSLEEKEIELIQKALEKHNGKRKLAAAELGISERTLYRKIKEYNIS from the coding sequence ATGGATATTCAGGAAATAAAACAACGTTTCGGCATTATTGGTAATGCTCTGGGGTTAAACCGGGCCATTGAAGTAGCTGTGCAGGTTGCTCCCACCGATCTATCGGTTCTGATATCCGGGGAGAGTGGTGCCGGTAAAGAGGCGTTCCCGCAGATTATTCATAACTATTCGCATCGAAAACACGGAAAATATATTGCTGTCAACTGTGGTGCCATCCCCGAAGGTACCATCGATTCGGAGCTTTTTGGTCACGAAAAAGGTGCCTTTACAGGAGCTTTGTCCGACCGGAAGGGATATTTTGAAGTAGCCGACGGCGGAACCATCTTTTTAGACGAGATTGGCGAGTTGCCACTTTCAACGCAGGTCCGCTTGCTCAGGGTACTCGAAGCCGGTGAATTCATTCGGGTAGGTTCGTCGAAGGTGATCAAAACCGATGTCCGCGTGGTAGCAGCAACAAACGTCGATCTGCCGACAGCTATTCGGGAAGGAAAGTTCCGGGAAGATTTGTACTATCGGCTGAATACGGTCCCGATTCACGTACTTTCGTTGCGCGACCGTGGTGAAGATGCCCTGTTGCTGTTCCGCAAATTTGCCCTCGACTTTGCCGAGCGCTATCATATGCCGCCCGTCAGATTGTCGGAAGACGCACAACGTGTATTGCTGAGTTACCGGTGGCCCGGAAACGTGCGCCAACTGAAAAATATTACCGAGCAAATTTCAATCATCGAGCAAGAGCGCCAGATTGACGCCAATACCCTGAGGAATTATATTCCGGATGACAGCGGAGGTTCGTTACCGGCCATCTATTCATCGGTCGATGAAAAAACATTTCACTCTGAACGAGAGATTCTGTATAAGATTCTTTTCGAGATGAAAAGAGACGTGACCGACTTGAAAAAACTGGTCCACGACTTGCTGGAAGATGGGCATACGCCTCACGTACACGAGGACAACGCGCAAATCATCCGGAAACTCTATCAGAGTTCTGACGGAGAGTTCCAGCCGGAACCCAGTAACTATGGTTCCCCGGTTCCGTCTGCTCCGCCAAGTAATGATCATCATCAGATTGAGGACACGGAAGAATTTGTAGAAGAATCGTTATCATTGGAAGAAAAAGAAATTGAACTGATACAGAAAGCACTGGAAAAACACAACGGGAAAAGGAAACTGGCCGCTGCCGAATTGGGCATATCGGAACGAACCCTCTACCGGAAAATAAAAGAATACAACATCAGCTAA
- the kdsB gene encoding 3-deoxy-manno-octulosonate cytidylyltransferase yields MDNSNQKKIIGIIPSRYASSRFPGKPLADIAGKSMIQRVYETAASVFDDVWVATDDQRIFDAVEAFGGKAVMTSEEHRSGTDRCSEAVKNVSESTGKSFDVVVNIQGDEPFIKPSQLNKVAALFDEEETQIGTLVQPITKSEDIFNPNIPKVVLAENGDAIYFSRSPIPFARNIEQDKWINHHTFFGHIGLYAYRTEVLHELTGLPEGRLEKMESLEQLRWLEHSYRIRTQETNYDSFGIDTPEDLEKVLAEGIEKYL; encoded by the coding sequence ATGGACAATTCGAATCAGAAGAAGATAATCGGAATTATTCCGTCCCGTTATGCTTCCAGCAGATTTCCGGGGAAACCGCTGGCTGACATTGCGGGAAAATCAATGATACAACGCGTATATGAAACTGCCGCCAGCGTTTTCGATGATGTGTGGGTCGCAACAGACGACCAGCGCATATTTGACGCAGTGGAGGCGTTTGGAGGAAAGGCGGTAATGACGTCAGAAGAGCACCGCAGCGGAACGGATCGTTGCTCGGAAGCGGTGAAGAATGTGAGTGAATCAACTGGCAAAAGCTTTGATGTGGTCGTAAATATTCAGGGCGATGAGCCATTTATTAAACCCAGCCAGTTAAATAAAGTCGCTGCTTTGTTTGATGAAGAGGAGACACAGATTGGCACGTTGGTGCAGCCGATTACCAAAAGCGAAGATATTTTCAATCCGAATATACCCAAAGTGGTACTGGCCGAAAACGGCGATGCCATATATTTCAGTCGTTCGCCAATTCCTTTTGCCCGAAATATCGAGCAGGATAAATGGATTAATCATCACACATTTTTCGGTCACATTGGTTTGTATGCGTATCGTACCGAAGTTTTACATGAATTAACCGGTTTGCCGGAAGGACGCTTGGAGAAGATGGAATCGTTGGAACAACTTCGCTGGCTTGAGCATAGTTATCGTATCCGCACCCAGGAAACCAATTACGACAGTTTTGGTATCGATACCCCGGAAGATTTAGAAAAAGTACTGGCTGAAGGAATAGAAAAATACTTGTAG